From one Melioribacteraceae bacterium genomic stretch:
- a CDS encoding single-stranded DNA-binding protein, with protein sequence MADLKMPELNSVVVAGNLTKDPVFRETTNGTPVVNFHIAVNRRYKDSSNQWQEDVCYVGVVAWNKLADSCKERLFKGSAVLVDGELQSRTFKTDEGKNRTIVEIKAKRIQFLNKFNKPNEDGDFSASDDDDSSYEDNSFDKFLTDEESDLMNNDDKK encoded by the coding sequence ATGGCAGATTTGAAAATGCCGGAATTAAATAGCGTTGTTGTTGCAGGTAATTTAACTAAAGACCCTGTGTTTAGAGAAACTACTAATGGAACACCCGTAGTAAATTTTCACATTGCGGTAAATAGAAGATACAAAGATAGCAGCAACCAATGGCAAGAAGATGTATGCTATGTTGGTGTTGTTGCTTGGAATAAATTAGCTGATAGCTGCAAAGAAAGATTGTTTAAAGGAAGCGCTGTTCTTGTTGATGGTGAACTTCAAAGCAGAACCTTTAAAACCGATGAAGGAAAAAATAGAACTATCGTCGAAATAAAAGCAAAAAGAATTCAATTCTTGAATAAGTTTAACAAACCTAATGAAGATGGAGATTTTTCTGCTAGTGACGATGATGACTCCAGCTATGAAGATAATTCGTTTGATAAATTTTTGACTGATGAAGAATCTGATTTGATGAATAACGACGATAAAAAATAA
- a CDS encoding mechanosensitive ion channel, giving the protein MQEIFDILKNWAEVYILKIIAAIAILVIGKIIAGMIKNFVKKLLNKSNMDLTIVSFLSNLLYGLLITLIVLVALGQLGVETTSFVAIVGAAGLAVGFALKDSLGNFASGVMLLINKPFSVGHYIEAGGTAGTVLEIKLFATKLKTPDNKVIYVPNASVVGGNITNFSAEDTRRVDMQFGIGYNDDIDKAKQIILKLLSNDDRVLKDPKPQVVVGSLGDSSVNIVVRPWVNKADYWGFFFDMTETVKKEFDNAGVSIPFPQRDVHLYQQSKN; this is encoded by the coding sequence ATGCAGGAAATTTTTGATATTTTGAAAAACTGGGCTGAGGTATATATCTTAAAGATAATCGCCGCTATTGCTATTCTTGTGATTGGTAAAATTATTGCAGGAATGATAAAAAATTTTGTAAAAAAGTTACTTAACAAAAGTAATATGGATCTTACGATTGTATCTTTCCTGAGCAATCTTCTTTATGGATTATTGATAACACTAATAGTATTAGTTGCACTAGGGCAACTAGGTGTTGAAACCACATCATTCGTTGCAATTGTTGGTGCTGCAGGTTTAGCTGTCGGTTTTGCTTTAAAGGATTCCTTAGGAAACTTTGCTTCAGGTGTAATGTTGTTAATCAATAAACCATTTAGTGTCGGTCATTATATTGAGGCTGGTGGTACAGCAGGGACGGTACTAGAAATAAAACTATTTGCAACAAAATTAAAAACACCTGATAATAAAGTCATTTATGTGCCCAATGCAAGCGTCGTTGGCGGTAATATTACTAATTTTTCGGCTGAAGATACAAGAAGGGTTGACATGCAATTCGGTATCGGGTACAACGATGATATCGATAAAGCTAAGCAGATTATTCTCAAACTATTAAGTAATGATGATAGAGTGTTGAAAGATCCTAAACCGCAAGTTGTTGTTGGTTCACTTGGTGATAGTAGTGTAAACATTGTTGTTAGACCATGGGTTAATAAAGCAGATTATTGGGGTTTCTTTTTTGATATGACCGAAACTGTTAAAAAAGAATTTGATAATGCCGGAGTTTCAATTCCTTTCCCGCAGAGAGACGTTCATCTTTACCAGCAGTCAAAAAATTAA
- the secF gene encoding protein translocase subunit SecF, whose product MRIFENTNFDFLGKRKIAYIVSGVLLVFGLLSLLFKGIEFGIDFKGGTEIALEFEKPIEVGDARDYLGGLGLGNIEVKTFGGETGLLIRSELQEIPADLFPSVLERVETLISKNFPDLTYQITDTTSSSVTYSISDPLLVGPLTDKLTNSGFQAIRFNQEENNSKLIVRVGIADWIQENLLEYMPDNKFKVLKEDNVGPKVGGELKRDATIAVLLALVVMLIYLGFRFKFVFALGAVAALFHDVLITLGIFSILYNVIPGLNLEISVNVVAAFLTLVGYSINDTVIVFDRIRENIKIHKTAPLEDNINKAINKTIPRTIITSLTTLIVVAVLLFFGGEVLRGFAFTLFFGVVIGTYSSIFVASPFVLEYASKVKKNIQF is encoded by the coding sequence ATGCGAATTTTTGAAAACACAAATTTTGATTTTCTCGGTAAAAGAAAAATTGCTTATATAGTTTCAGGTGTATTATTAGTTTTTGGATTATTGAGTTTATTATTCAAAGGTATTGAGTTTGGAATCGACTTTAAAGGCGGTACTGAAATAGCGCTTGAATTCGAAAAACCTATTGAAGTTGGAGATGCTCGAGATTATTTAGGTGGATTAGGACTCGGAAATATAGAAGTGAAAACATTCGGCGGAGAAACCGGTTTACTTATCAGGTCAGAATTACAAGAAATACCGGCAGATCTTTTCCCAAGCGTATTGGAAAGAGTTGAAACTTTAATCAGCAAGAATTTTCCCGATCTTACTTATCAAATTACAGATACAACATCTTCATCCGTTACTTATTCCATATCGGATCCACTTCTCGTTGGTCCTCTAACGGATAAGTTAACTAATTCCGGATTCCAAGCGATTAGATTTAACCAAGAAGAAAATAACTCAAAACTTATCGTTAGAGTTGGAATTGCCGATTGGATTCAAGAGAATTTACTTGAATACATGCCAGATAATAAATTCAAAGTACTTAAAGAGGATAACGTTGGACCTAAAGTTGGCGGAGAGTTAAAACGTGACGCAACAATTGCAGTTTTACTTGCGCTAGTGGTGATGCTGATTTATCTGGGATTCCGTTTTAAATTTGTCTTTGCTCTTGGTGCGGTTGCTGCACTATTTCATGACGTTTTGATTACTTTAGGAATTTTCTCAATTCTTTATAATGTTATTCCGGGATTAAATCTCGAAATATCAGTAAACGTTGTAGCTGCTTTTCTAACGCTTGTCGGTTATTCTATAAACGATACTGTGATTGTATTCGATAGAATTAGAGAGAATATTAAAATTCATAAAACGGCACCACTGGAAGACAATATTAATAAAGCAATAAACAAAACTATCCCGCGAACAATAATTACTAGTCTTACCACATTAATTGTTGTAGCTGTTTTATTATTCTTTGGTGGAGAAGTTCTTAGAGGATTTGCTTTTACTTTATTCTTTGGTGTAGTGATAGGAACTTATTCCTCTATTTTTGTTGCTAGTCCTTTCGTTTTAGAATATGCAAGCAAAGTTAAGAAAAATATTCAGTTCTAA
- a CDS encoding zinc ribbon domain-containing protein, whose product MPTYEYKCQSCGNLFEYFQKITEQPVTVCESCGGELRKLISGGAAPIFKGSGFYQTDYKNNGNKEKKEIKTVKKEETKPVAAENK is encoded by the coding sequence ATGCCAACATATGAATATAAATGTCAGTCGTGCGGAAACTTATTTGAGTATTTTCAAAAAATTACTGAACAACCGGTAACAGTTTGTGAAAGTTGTGGTGGTGAGCTGAGAAAATTAATCAGCGGCGGTGCAGCACCGATTTTTAAAGGCAGTGGATTTTATCAAACCGATTATAAGAATAATGGTAACAAAGAAAAGAAGGAAATTAAAACAGTAAAGAAAGAAGAAACTAAACCTGTTGCTGCAGAAAATAAATAG
- the secD gene encoding protein translocase subunit SecD, whose protein sequence is MKEFRFRIILILGAVALSLYLLYPTYADSQNTITIQSQLERFRDSLQTANPNLSDDDLVRLVNLKEDEIYADKPDFRTAKEKRVKLGLDLQGGMYLVMEVNTAKLLEKLAKDPDQRFLELLGEAEQQAKIEEVNLVSILAEKLQQNNIRLSRYFGSIRQDDADIIDDLQEQESDAVTRAIEIIRNRVDQYGVSEPSIQKQGARRIIVELPGISKEEDAKRLLQGSALLEFKIVKESELTIQIMNSIDTKLAESLKSSTDTTLSDDTTSAEDMTQEEFAREHPFYAIAMINPQSPFADAFVRESDRPKLEAYLARPEIKNIIPDNVEFAFSAKPASVEGGENIFRLFLLNKKAELTGGVIVDAQSNIDPQTTAPIVNMQMNAEGAREWARITGANIQKRCAIVLDGVVYSAPTIQNKIPGGSSVIEGIGDLEEAKLLEIVLKAGALPAPVDIIEERTVGPSLGQDSISQGLNSLIIGFVIVAIFMIFYYVKAGTIADLALFFTVLFIMGILAGFNATLTLPGIAGIILTIGMAVDANVIIYERIREELATGKTVRAAIDSGYSNSYSAIFDSNITTFFTGVILYQFGSGPVQGFALTLMIGIACSLFAALVVTRIVFDLMAAKGMKVNLG, encoded by the coding sequence ATGAAAGAATTTAGATTTAGAATTATTCTCATATTGGGAGCCGTTGCCTTAAGTCTCTATCTACTCTATCCCACATATGCTGATTCGCAAAACACCATTACTATACAATCACAATTAGAAAGGTTTAGAGATAGTCTGCAAACAGCGAACCCTAATCTTTCAGATGATGATTTGGTTAGATTGGTCAATTTAAAAGAAGATGAAATTTATGCAGACAAACCTGATTTCAGAACCGCAAAAGAAAAACGTGTTAAATTAGGTTTGGACTTGCAAGGTGGTATGTATTTAGTTATGGAAGTTAATACGGCTAAACTTCTTGAAAAATTAGCAAAGGATCCCGATCAAAGGTTTCTTGAATTATTGGGAGAAGCCGAACAGCAAGCTAAAATTGAAGAAGTAAACTTAGTATCTATACTTGCAGAAAAACTTCAACAAAACAATATTCGTTTAAGCCGTTATTTTGGGTCGATTAGACAAGACGATGCTGATATTATTGATGACTTGCAAGAACAAGAATCGGATGCTGTGACAAGAGCTATCGAGATCATTCGAAACCGTGTTGACCAATATGGTGTATCTGAACCAAGCATTCAAAAGCAAGGTGCAAGAAGAATTATTGTTGAGTTACCGGGCATTTCTAAAGAAGAAGATGCTAAACGACTTTTGCAAGGAAGTGCTCTTCTTGAATTCAAAATTGTAAAAGAGTCAGAACTTACTATCCAAATAATGAACTCAATCGATACAAAACTCGCCGAGTCTTTAAAATCAAGTACAGACACCACTTTATCAGATGATACAACTTCTGCTGAAGATATGACTCAAGAAGAATTTGCAAGAGAGCATCCATTTTATGCAATCGCTATGATAAACCCTCAAAGTCCTTTTGCCGATGCATTTGTACGTGAGAGTGATAGACCAAAACTCGAAGCTTATCTAGCTCGCCCGGAAATTAAAAATATCATACCCGATAATGTTGAGTTTGCTTTTTCAGCAAAACCGGCTTCAGTTGAAGGTGGAGAAAATATTTTCAGACTATTTTTATTAAATAAGAAAGCAGAATTAACTGGTGGTGTTATTGTTGATGCTCAGTCAAACATCGATCCGCAAACCACAGCTCCGATTGTAAATATGCAAATGAATGCTGAAGGTGCGAGAGAATGGGCGAGAATAACAGGTGCAAATATTCAGAAAAGATGTGCTATTGTTCTTGACGGTGTAGTTTATTCGGCTCCAACTATTCAAAACAAAATACCAGGCGGAAGTTCGGTTATTGAAGGAATTGGTGATCTAGAAGAAGCAAAGTTATTAGAAATTGTACTTAAAGCCGGTGCTCTCCCTGCCCCGGTTGATATTATTGAAGAAAGAACAGTAGGTCCTTCACTAGGACAAGATTCTATTAGCCAGGGTTTGAATTCATTAATTATCGGATTTGTAATTGTTGCTATCTTCATGATCTTCTACTATGTAAAAGCCGGAACTATTGCAGACTTGGCATTATTCTTTACTGTGTTATTTATTATGGGAATACTTGCCGGTTTTAATGCAACTTTAACTTTACCCGGTATAGCCGGTATCATTCTAACGATTGGTATGGCGGTCGACGCAAACGTAATTATTTATGAGCGTATTAGAGAAGAATTAGCGACCGGTAAAACCGTCAGAGCTGCAATTGATAGCGGGTATTCAAATTCTTACTCCGCAATTTTCGATTCAAATATCACAACATTTTTTACAGGTGTAATACTTTATCAATTTGGTAGCGGTCCGGTTCAAGGTTTCGCGCTTACATTAATGATTGGTATTGCTTGTTCATTGTTTGCTGCACTCGTTGTAACTCGTATCGTTTTCGATCTTATGGCAGCAAAAGGCATGAAAGTTAACTTGGGTTAA
- a CDS encoding ribose-phosphate pyrophosphokinase encodes MESTPLIFSGSSNPELAKKITNYLSLPLGTLDLKRFSDGEIWAKYQENIRGRDVFIVQSTHPPADHLMELLILIDAARRASAKRVTAVIPYFGYARQDRKDQPRVAITAKLVANLLTVAGCDRIITMDLHAAQIQGFFDIPFDHLYASPVFTSIFKEMAEEVIMVSPDMGGIKLARSYAKRLNTNIVVLDKRRPEHNYAEVMHVIGDVDGKNVLLIDDLIDTGGTFVSAVSALKKHGAKNIYGTITHPVLSSDAVKRIEDSELDTLYVSDTIPLSKDKMSSKIVVRTVAELFAEAVIRSYRNESISSLFEIDKG; translated from the coding sequence GTGGAATCTACTCCACTAATATTTTCCGGTAGCTCAAATCCTGAACTTGCTAAGAAAATAACAAATTATCTTAGCTTGCCTTTGGGAACGCTAGATTTAAAACGATTTAGTGATGGCGAAATTTGGGCAAAATACCAAGAAAATATTAGGGGAAGAGACGTCTTCATTGTTCAATCAACCCATCCTCCTGCTGATCACCTGATGGAGTTGTTAATATTGATTGATGCGGCAAGAAGAGCTTCCGCAAAACGAGTTACTGCTGTTATTCCCTACTTCGGTTATGCCAGACAAGACAGAAAAGATCAACCAAGAGTTGCTATTACTGCAAAACTTGTTGCAAATCTTTTAACTGTAGCTGGTTGCGATAGAATAATAACTATGGATTTGCATGCTGCTCAGATACAAGGATTTTTTGATATACCTTTTGATCACTTATACGCAAGTCCGGTTTTCACTTCTATCTTCAAGGAAATGGCCGAAGAAGTGATTATGGTTTCGCCGGATATGGGTGGAATAAAATTAGCCCGTTCTTATGCTAAACGATTAAATACAAATATTGTTGTTTTAGATAAGAGAAGACCGGAACACAATTATGCTGAAGTGATGCATGTAATTGGTGATGTTGATGGAAAAAATGTCCTACTGATTGATGACCTAATCGATACAGGGGGTACATTCGTATCGGCAGTTTCAGCTCTTAAGAAACATGGTGCAAAAAATATTTACGGAACCATTACCCATCCCGTTCTTTCAAGTGATGCGGTAAAGAGAATAGAAGATTCTGAATTAGACACTCTATATGTGAGCGATACTATTCCGCTTAGCAAGGATAAAATGAGCTCAAAAATTGTTGTAAGAACCGTTGCAGAATTATTTGCCGAAGCGGTTATTCGTTCTTATAGAAATGAATCTATAAGTTCACTTTTTGAAATTGATAAAGGTTAG
- a CDS encoding sodium-translocating pyrophosphatase, whose amino-acid sequence MDSLIFVIPVLGLTALLYSYTKNVWINKQPAGTDKMIEIAGHIKEGAIAFLKTEYRVLAVFVVSVAVLLGIANSGREDSSWIIAISFIAGALCSGLAGYLGMIAATKANVRTTNAARTGLGPALNIAFSGGAIMGMNVVGLGILGLSVLFIVYSNLDWDLGKVINVLSGFSLGASSIALFARVGGGIYTKAADVGADLAGKVYEGIPEDDPRNPATIADNVGDNVGDVAGMGADLFESYVGAIIGTMVLGALFASPEVPELGLEAVLLPLFIAGAGIILSIVGSFFVKVKEGGNPQKALNIGEFGASGLMVIASYFIIHNVLPSSWEFGGFQYTSNGIFFATLIGLFAGTSIGLITEYYTGTDKKPVKGIANQSITGAATNIISGLGVGMMSTAFPIIIIAGSIIVSYELANLYGIAIAALGMLSVTGIQLAVDAYGPISDNAGGIAEMAELPKEVRERTDKLDAVGNTTAAIGKGFAIGSAALTALALFSAYMQQAEIITIDLAKPIIMGGLLVGAMLPFLFSALAMGAVGRAAKEMIIEVGRQFREIKGLREGTAKAEYSKCVEISTKAAIREMIVPGLMAVTVPVVIGFFSKEMLAGLLAGVTASGVLMAIFQSNAGGAWDNAKKLIEGGIEIDGFKYTKGSEAHKAAVVGDTVGDPFKDTSGPSLNILIKLMAVVSLVIAPLIK is encoded by the coding sequence ATGGATTCGTTAATTTTCGTAATTCCTGTCCTTGGACTAACTGCACTTCTCTACTCATATACAAAAAACGTTTGGATCAATAAACAACCTGCCGGCACAGACAAAATGATTGAAATTGCCGGACACATTAAAGAAGGTGCTATTGCTTTCTTAAAAACAGAATATAGAGTTTTAGCAGTATTTGTAGTGTCTGTTGCAGTATTACTCGGGATTGCAAATTCCGGACGAGAAGATTCTTCATGGATTATAGCAATCTCATTTATTGCCGGAGCCTTATGTTCAGGCCTTGCCGGTTACCTTGGAATGATTGCTGCAACAAAAGCCAATGTTAGAACAACCAACGCTGCTAGAACAGGTTTAGGACCAGCCCTAAATATTGCCTTTTCAGGCGGTGCAATTATGGGGATGAATGTTGTCGGCTTAGGTATCCTCGGATTAAGTGTCCTGTTTATTGTTTACAGCAACCTCGATTGGGATCTCGGGAAAGTCATAAATGTTCTATCAGGTTTCTCACTGGGTGCATCCTCAATAGCCTTGTTCGCAAGAGTGGGCGGTGGTATTTATACAAAAGCTGCCGATGTTGGAGCCGATTTAGCCGGAAAAGTTTATGAAGGAATCCCTGAAGATGACCCGCGTAACCCAGCAACAATTGCCGATAACGTTGGTGATAACGTTGGCGATGTCGCAGGTATGGGAGCGGATCTATTTGAGTCTTATGTTGGAGCAATTATCGGGACAATGGTTCTTGGTGCATTATTCGCCAGCCCGGAAGTTCCTGAGTTGGGACTTGAAGCCGTACTTTTGCCATTATTTATCGCCGGAGCGGGAATTATTTTATCAATTGTGGGCTCATTCTTCGTAAAGGTTAAAGAAGGTGGTAATCCTCAAAAAGCTTTAAACATTGGTGAATTTGGTGCCTCAGGTTTGATGGTCATTGCATCGTATTTTATTATTCATAACGTTCTCCCCTCTTCATGGGAATTTGGTGGATTTCAATATACAAGTAACGGAATTTTCTTCGCAACACTTATCGGATTATTTGCAGGCACCTCAATTGGTTTGATTACAGAATATTATACAGGTACCGATAAAAAACCCGTAAAAGGAATTGCAAATCAATCTATTACTGGTGCTGCTACAAATATTATTTCCGGTCTTGGTGTTGGTATGATGTCGACAGCTTTTCCAATTATTATTATAGCGGGTAGTATTATTGTTTCATACGAATTAGCAAACCTATATGGTATTGCGATTGCTGCTCTCGGTATGCTTTCGGTAACCGGTATTCAATTAGCAGTTGATGCATATGGTCCAATTTCTGATAATGCCGGTGGTATTGCCGAAATGGCGGAGCTTCCAAAAGAAGTTAGAGAAAGAACCGATAAACTTGATGCTGTTGGAAATACAACTGCTGCAATAGGAAAAGGTTTTGCAATCGGTTCTGCAGCTTTAACGGCACTGGCACTTTTCTCAGCCTATATGCAACAAGCCGAAATTATAACAATCGATCTTGCAAAACCAATAATTATGGGAGGTCTGTTGGTCGGAGCCATGTTACCTTTCTTATTTTCAGCATTAGCAATGGGTGCCGTAGGTAGAGCAGCTAAGGAAATGATAATTGAGGTTGGAAGACAATTTAGAGAAATAAAAGGTTTACGCGAAGGTACAGCTAAAGCAGAATATTCAAAATGTGTTGAAATTTCTACAAAAGCAGCAATAAGAGAAATGATTGTCCCAGGGTTAATGGCTGTTACAGTTCCGGTGGTAATTGGATTTTTTAGTAAAGAAATGCTAGCGGGATTATTAGCCGGAGTAACTGCAAGTGGTGTTTTGATGGCTATTTTCCAGTCGAATGCTGGTGGTGCTTGGGATAACGCGAAAAAATTAATTGAAGGCGGTATCGAAATTGACGGATTCAAATACACCAAAGGATCGGAAGCTCATAAAGCTGCTGTTGTTGGTGATACGGTAGGCGATCCTTTTAAAGATACATCCGGACCTTCCCTCAATATTTTAATTAAACTTATGGCGGTAGTTTCACTAGTTATTGCACCGCTTATAAAATAG
- the pth gene encoding aminoacyl-tRNA hydrolase, with translation MQAVIGIGNPGVKYVNTKHNAGFIIIDRFLEKNNLIYKTSKSDYLFVEGKFRENDFLIVRPTTYVNNSGFAAIDICRNYNINIEDLLVVVDDINLGMGHLRIRKSGGSGGHNGLESIIYHLQSQNFPRMRFGIGAEFEEGLQADYVLSKFSAEELTKLKPNFDFAVEIIDEFLIGGIKNMTDHFSKFSNKINQKEPPHEREEN, from the coding sequence TTGCAAGCTGTAATAGGTATTGGAAATCCCGGCGTCAAATATGTTAATACTAAACATAACGCCGGGTTTATTATTATTGATAGATTTCTCGAAAAAAATAATCTAATTTACAAGACTTCAAAAAGCGACTATCTTTTTGTTGAGGGCAAGTTTCGAGAAAATGATTTTCTAATTGTCAGACCGACAACTTATGTAAATAATTCCGGCTTTGCCGCAATTGATATTTGTAGAAATTATAATATCAATATCGAGGATTTATTAGTTGTTGTTGATGACATTAATCTTGGAATGGGACATCTAAGAATTAGGAAAAGCGGTGGCAGTGGTGGTCATAATGGATTAGAATCTATTATCTATCATCTACAATCACAAAATTTTCCAAGAATGCGTTTTGGGATCGGTGCTGAATTTGAAGAAGGATTGCAAGCCGATTACGTATTAAGTAAATTTTCGGCCGAAGAATTAACCAAGTTAAAACCAAATTTTGATTTTGCAGTCGAAATAATTGATGAATTTTTGATCGGTGGTATTAAAAATATGACCGATCATTTTAGTAAGTTTTCGAATAAAATTAATCAAAAAGAACCCCCACACGAAAGAGAGGAAAACTAG
- a CDS encoding 50S ribosomal protein L25 has translation MAEVTLKAKKREISTKGAINQARKSGKVPGVFYIKGQEGIPILVEENDINPLVFTSESHLIQLKIEGDSADMHESILKEIQFDPVTDKVVHFDLRGITRGEVLELEIPLVLRGTAVGVKEGGVLQQTLHKLQIECLPRHIPEHLEFDVSNLKFGESITIADLSFENVKILNPVKAVVLSIVAPKIVDDSKETEEESAEEINEPEVIKKGKAEDETDE, from the coding sequence ATGGCTGAAGTAACATTAAAAGCAAAAAAAAGGGAGATTTCAACTAAAGGTGCAATTAACCAAGCAAGAAAAAGTGGTAAAGTGCCCGGTGTTTTCTATATTAAAGGTCAGGAAGGTATTCCCATTTTAGTTGAAGAAAATGATATTAATCCACTTGTATTCACATCTGAAAGTCACTTGATACAGTTAAAAATTGAAGGTGACTCTGCCGATATGCATGAATCAATTCTAAAAGAAATTCAGTTTGACCCGGTAACCGATAAGGTTGTTCACTTTGATTTAAGAGGTATTACCAGAGGTGAAGTACTTGAACTCGAAATCCCATTAGTCCTTAGAGGAACTGCAGTCGGGGTTAAAGAAGGTGGAGTATTGCAACAAACATTGCATAAATTACAAATAGAATGTTTACCGCGGCACATCCCCGAACATTTAGAATTCGATGTATCTAACTTAAAATTCGGAGAGTCAATCACAATTGCAGATCTTTCTTTCGAAAATGTTAAAATTCTTAATCCGGTAAAAGCTGTCGTCCTTTCAATAGTTGCACCGAAAATTGTAGATGATAGCAAAGAAACCGAAGAAGAATCTGCTGAAGAAATCAACGAACCTGAAGTGATTAAAAAAGGTAAAGCTGAAGACGAAACAGACGAGTAA
- the rpsR gene encoding 30S ribosomal protein S18 produces MKVKKVKRVIDDYIDYKDSKQLQKFITDQGKIIPRRITGLSAKQHRELVRAIKRARQVAILPYVSEAVK; encoded by the coding sequence ATGAAAGTAAAAAAAGTAAAACGCGTAATTGATGATTATATCGATTACAAAGACTCAAAACAACTTCAGAAATTTATAACCGATCAGGGAAAAATCATTCCTCGTAGAATTACCGGTTTAAGTGCAAAGCAACATCGTGAATTAGTGCGCGCAATTAAACGTGCTAGACAAGTTGCTATTTTACCATACGTTTCTGAAGCTGTTAAGTAA
- the rplI gene encoding 50S ribosomal protein L9, translating into MKVILRKNYEKLGEIGEIVDVKNGFARNFLIPRQIAYVATQGNIKAFEEEKKQILKKETKEFEEAQKLATELENVSISIPVKVGEEDKIFGTVTTQMIADSLKEKGYEIDKRKIEIAEPIKALGIYTVNVKLHPKVQSTVKTWVVRE; encoded by the coding sequence ATGAAAGTAATTTTAAGAAAGAATTACGAAAAGCTGGGTGAGATAGGTGAAATAGTTGATGTGAAAAACGGGTTTGCCCGCAACTTCCTTATTCCTCGTCAAATAGCTTATGTAGCTACCCAAGGTAATATTAAAGCGTTTGAAGAAGAGAAAAAACAAATTCTTAAAAAAGAAACTAAGGAATTTGAAGAAGCACAAAAACTTGCAACCGAACTCGAAAATGTTTCAATCTCCATCCCCGTTAAAGTGGGCGAAGAAGATAAAATTTTCGGTACAGTTACAACTCAGATGATCGCTGATTCTTTAAAAGAAAAAGGTTACGAAATAGATAAACGCAAAATTGAAATTGCAGAACCAATCAAAGCTCTCGGAATTTATACAGTTAATGTTAAACTTCACCCAAAAGTTCAAAGTACAGTAAAAACCTGGGTGGTTAGAGAGTAG
- the rpsF gene encoding 30S ribosomal protein S6 has protein sequence MTKRHYESVVILNAALEDEHIESTLTRIEEILKTNGAEISEIEKWGRKRLAYPIQKSKSGYYAIFRFEAMSETIAELERIYRLDETVVRYLTIVLGKEDLEHIAKMKERATQKEAEVSEKAVSEDKQTSD, from the coding sequence ATGACTAAACGACATTATGAAAGTGTTGTGATTTTGAATGCAGCATTAGAAGATGAGCATATTGAATCAACCTTAACACGAATAGAAGAAATCCTCAAAACAAATGGCGCAGAGATATCCGAGATTGAGAAATGGGGTCGCAAGCGCTTAGCCTATCCAATTCAAAAATCTAAAAGTGGTTATTACGCAATTTTCCGTTTTGAAGCAATGTCAGAAACAATTGCAGAATTGGAAAGAATTTATCGTCTTGACGAAACTGTTGTAAGATATCTTACAATAGTTTTAGGCAAAGAAGATTTGGAACACATCGCAAAAATGAAAGAAAGAGCTACACAAAAAGAAGCCGAAGTTTCAGAAAAAGCAGTTAGTGAAGATAAACAAACATCAGACTAG